In Sphingobacterium zeae, one genomic interval encodes:
- a CDS encoding glycosylase gives MKRLMLLLSIALAGPKLKAQTPAVSSAEMTKIYEEVKTPYKYGLVLVPAHKGELMDCPTIYKEGKYWYMTYIVFDGSGYETWLAQSSDLLNWKTLGKQLSVVPDGSWDAKQRAGYNALVDTKWGGKYKLNSYAGKYWMSYFGGSTAGYEPEPLAIGMAYTTKKPTQPVEWQRLSKPVLTSTDRDVSWWENRHKLFKSYVIEDTDKQTGHRFVMYYNAVGDSLPNNKATRWYERIGMAVSDDLENWKRFQPNPVVHHPVGITGDPMIQRIHNTWVMFYFGAFWKDRKGAFNRFAASKDLVHWTDWDGANLIESSESFDQQYAHKSFVLKAEGVVYHFYCAVDGKGNRGIALATSKDLGTSTVRFKDLSRWQE, from the coding sequence ATGAAAAGATTAATGCTATTGCTATCCATTGCTTTGGCCGGTCCTAAATTAAAGGCTCAGACTCCGGCAGTTTCCAGTGCGGAAATGACAAAAATTTATGAAGAAGTAAAGACCCCCTATAAGTATGGACTTGTTTTAGTACCTGCGCATAAAGGTGAACTGATGGATTGTCCGACTATTTATAAGGAGGGGAAATATTGGTATATGACCTACATTGTGTTTGATGGAAGTGGTTATGAGACCTGGCTGGCGCAGAGCTCGGATCTTTTGAACTGGAAGACCTTGGGGAAACAACTCTCCGTGGTACCAGATGGCAGCTGGGATGCTAAGCAGCGAGCAGGATATAATGCCTTGGTGGATACAAAATGGGGCGGGAAGTATAAGCTCAACAGCTACGCTGGAAAATACTGGATGTCCTATTTCGGTGGTTCCACAGCTGGTTACGAACCTGAGCCGCTGGCGATTGGGATGGCTTATACAACTAAAAAACCAACACAACCTGTGGAATGGCAACGGTTGTCTAAGCCCGTGTTGACCAGTACGGATCGGGATGTTTCCTGGTGGGAAAATCGGCATAAGCTATTCAAAAGCTATGTGATTGAAGATACTGATAAACAGACGGGCCATCGCTTCGTCATGTATTACAATGCCGTAGGCGATTCATTACCCAATAATAAAGCAACACGATGGTATGAACGTATTGGTATGGCTGTGTCAGATGATCTGGAAAACTGGAAGAGGTTCCAGCCGAACCCTGTGGTTCACCATCCGGTAGGAATTACGGGAGACCCTATGATTCAGCGGATCCATAATACTTGGGTCATGTTTTATTTTGGCGCTTTCTGGAAAGACCGTAAAGGGGCATTCAATCGATTTGCGGCATCCAAGGATCTAGTCCACTGGACAGATTGGGATGGTGCAAATCTGATTGAATCAAGTGAAAGTTTTGATCAGCAATATGCGCACAAATCATTTGTATTGAAAGCGGAGGGTGTTGTTTATCATTTTTATTGTGCAGTGGACGGCAAAGGTAACCGCGGCATCGCCTTGGCAACTTCGAAAGATTTAGGTACAAGTACGGTGCGTTTTAAAGACTTAAGCCGATGGCAAGAATAA